The genomic DNA CTAgactagagtaatcgagtcTTCAGGGTCATATAGAATGGACACAAGACACACACAAGTCTAGCAGAAACAATTCATAAAAGTTCTTCAGCAGCGTAACAAAAGAAACATGAAATTAGTTTTATTGTATAAATGTTGAACATTGCGCGCACGTCTTTTGTGCAGCGCATTTGCGGCTGCCTACTAGACTTCGAATAATAATGACGAGATGACGAAGCATTGTAAAAGTAGGTCCCATTTAATATAACTAAATTACTTATGTTACGTACGTAGGTATCTATAATTATTGTTTCGTGTGCACCtggaaataaagatattttgtttttttcgatATATGACATGAATTTTGCcactaattttataaataggtacctaatacgtACTCAttataaattaggtacttatgttattgttctaagtaagtatttagttaGGTTACCGAATGTCAGTTCACATACTTGCGGACTAAGTAGCGGGCAATCATATCATGAGTTGGGTGCTCTAAGTATAATTATATCAAACTTACTAAAGAAGTAACacaaataatataggtacctatatttactTTCACAATTTCAAAATCGACTGTACCTACATACAAAACCACAACGTTGAAATTTTCgggtaaaaaactaaaatacttGTGTAAAAACGAGCGAAGGAGGTTATCACCTTCTAACATATGTACTTACTTCTATAGTGTGCATATCGTATCAATAATATTCGTTTTTTTGTAACTAAAAACTGTTGCACTTTAAATTACCACATAGagtataaaatacctaattactCGACAAAAAGTACCAATTATAAGCGATTAGTGTAATCAGTCCTACTTCCATGGAAAATtgtggttttctttttatttatagtcATTGATACCTTGTTACAGCAAGGTTGGAGGCGTGCGGCTTagtcagtggcggccctagcaaaatatgtacgtggtgcgagacctcatagtggcacccctcagcccattaaatacaaaatgtatcgattagtttacggccacccggtatgagtgtcaatgtggccgcaatctaacccgatgaactTAGTTTGccgccagggtgaaccagtcttggttgattttgcccCAAATTCGGCGCCCGGTCCGGTGGCACACcccgcaccgccctagggccgcagTTACCTACATTTAATACTTCCTTacctatattaattttatactaTTTTGTTTATGAGATAGGTACGGTAAGTCCAAAAAGccttatctattttattatctcTATTGTTGGTCGAGTTGCTTGTGTCGAAAAATAATGGATCGCATTTTTAAATTGCGAGATCTACCGATAGCATCTAGTTTAGAGAAGTTACAACATTTTCTTCGTAAAATCGCGCGATTAGATTGCTTCAGATTTTTATACTAAATTCCCGCGAAACGCATTGCAAggcattattttcttttacttacttactattaaaactaaattagACAATAATACAAAACAACCATAAAACTTACCGGAATATAATAAACCGCACGTAAACACAAACAACGGTAGAACTGTTTTCAAATGCATCTTGAGTACTTAAGGACGCAACTGTCTATCGAAAAATTGATAACCCgtaaaattttatatgtattatttacgattgttattattattattattgtagtcACATTGGATCACGGGTGATGGCACTGGGGAGGTAAGCAGCGCTGCGAGAGTCCGGCGAGCACTGACGCTGCAGCTGcgagcggcgccggcgcagcaCCGACCGTTGCATAAGTACGcgccacagattaacatttTGGCGGACACCAATACTTTCGCTACACTTAGCTCCAATGATCATTACTGAATGCCGAATGTCCCCTTCTAGCTGTCAGACCACTAATCAAAGCAATAGACTCATTTGGCTCGAGACAAAAATAGCAACGTCCGAATGTAGGTCACGtcaaatattatcataatcagTTCGATCACTACTCCATGTTTTCGACATGAGACCGTTTTCCGGACATTCACTTATTATATCAGCCGTTAGCTGTCAGTAGTTACGGCGTAGGTTTATTAGGCACTAGCTTTCTGTCCGCGACTCCGTCTGTGTGGACTTTGATTACCAAATATAACCCTTAGGGATAATGTATCATTCTATTGGAGAAAGAATtttcaaaatcggttcagtacAACCAAATTCACAAAGTAACAAACATCATCTTTGCCtgtaaaaattatataatacttataagACCGTAGCCGTTAGAGGAGCTTTACGTCTGAACTTTTATGGTATATTATTCAGTTCATTTTCCACAGTACCTACTGATCATCAGCTAAAGTATTTCTGCATTGCGGGTAAAAGAACCATCGTCATCATCAATCTATTCTCTGGCCTTTTTATCATTTCTTATCTCTTTGCCTCTTATAAAAACGTGAACTAAGTATTCGAGTCTAAACAATTTCGTAGGCAAAGGAAAaagttcattttaaatttcgcgcgtTTTTGTAGTGCGTTTGTTCGACTCGCTCGCTATGTTCAATAATAAacgattattataaaaaaagaaagatagcACATCATTTGTCCGCGGAAATCTATGTTGTtctatgtttgtattttattgacGCGCATTTCAAAACACAAAACCTTTGATACAGGCCAAAAAAATTCTCAATAAAAAGTAGCCTAAAGGTCTCTGTAACCAgaccaaaaaattaaaaaaaaaattctctcaataaaaaaaacactgtcaTTTGCAGTGTTGCCGATCTGTGGGGAATTCCCCAAACTGCGGGGAAAGCAAAGCTGATTGGGGAATGTGTGGGGAGAGCTTCAATTCGGGGAAAATGCGGGGATTTTAAGTATGAACACAAATACGCGATATTTAACATCAAATTTCTGCTAGTCTTGATTGATTTCCCTGATAGCCTTTTATTCCGTAAGTTGAACTTCTCAGAATTCGACTTGAACGTGAATGATACTGCCGATATTTACTGGagcaaagtatttaaattaaaaaaataaaatacgtaatAAGTCTACTGCTTGTATTACCGTTCTCTAACGCATCTGTAGAGCGCAAGTTTAGtgttttaaaaaatctaaagaCAGAAAATAGAAACAAACTTAACACCGACACAGTGGTAGCTTTGATGGCTACTCGAGAGGGAATAAAGAGAGAAGGGGGCAGTTTAAAATTTAATCCGAGTTCTAAAATGTTGCACAAAAAAGTTTGGCGCGAAAAAAATgtgtagtttttttaaatttttgtcatcttttaataaataaaaaataaacttaaaagaaCGGCCGCCCAGAAAAAGCATTTCTGACTGGTTGATTCAATAAACAATGTAACTTTGGATGCATGTATTTGTATTTGCCGTTGGTATTTGCTCTTcaacgtaacgaaaaatataattagaaaatatagatattaaaaagaactttacagTGAATGTGACACTAGTGATATCTGACATACGTCAGAAATGCATTCTCACAGAGACCGAACTTTACCTAggtctcagaacaataactaaagcatagaaggaaggctaaaataagaattcagaaactataaaccggctctcttctagcttacgacacaaactatgagtgagaaaaggacaaatgattcgctctttgcttcattttttccgaggttgtcacaacatgaaatgtcatttggacctattggactcattttaactcggccaaatacatagtaacatacataagaagattttacttatatttaccgaactatttgacacggtcgcgtcaactgtgtttacgagtgtcttgtgttcagattgttttaagtgataatttaacaatatttttccaaataaatggaaaaaaacttttatttatatcaaataattgagtgtctcgactgtgtgacattatgtcttgtgtggtatggggctgcagctcacattcaggaagaaaagaaaatagccaacaacttctgacgtttcatcggtaagttttttgtaattttctagtgaaatgtgaactgctgaacaattttaggaaagtaatatgttttgctgaatagatttgtagcataaaatatttgagatatccattatattatacgtttcatcgatgaatacggaattgatttgaggttatgttgattgtccatagtgatgtactaaaattatcgatacttttaatttttagatttcctgtagacgataacaaagagaaagaatggataattcgcattaatagacgaaattggattccaaataagtacagccgtatttgctcgaaacattttactgcggattcatttatgtgtgttcctaattcaaagtggaggcgtcttcgagacgatgctattcctacattgaacattatagatcagacagatgaaatggtgtttaaatttaaatttcagcctagcctgcatcatctcactgctggatagataataataataataataaataataataataaataaatttatttccaaaccacaaaaaataaattacaaagaaactTAACTTATCTAATAGGTACAAGCTATTTTTTTGTGGATggctgatgcctaaactaagtAAACTTGTAATATAGGACATCAGGCCTTCCCCCGGAATTTACAACTTTAACAACTTAAAGATTACTTTGACaatttacacaaaaaataaaaataagtaagtaaaacaataataatgtggAATGGTGTGAAAGTAACATGTgtggagtgtgtgtgtgtatgtgtgtgtgtgtctatgtgtgtgtgtgtgtgtgtgtgtgtgtgtgtgtgtgtgtgtgtgtgtgtgtgtgtgagtgagtgagtgatcacgcatttaaaactatatttatgggcctcaacaatattaagataacataacataaatagataagatatttgtatcatgttatcacaacacgtttatactatctatcattcaactacatattattatgtacttaataaacttagtatatatactaagtctgtagttgttttatgtctaaacaattatgaattgtacacgttttatataagtaaattattattatctttgatttcagatattaaatccaaaagtgtcgactggatttacatgaaaaggtatatcaaataattttctttttttatatttttaacatgatatacatatatagagtgtataattcaaccagctgcacaatgcacttaaatcagatatattttacttttatttttatagattattttgtacatatactattttaacattattattaaactttatttcagtcagttcaagaagacgagatgaaaaatttaaaagaaaagctgaacaagtcccgcctcaagatcaaacgacttaatgaaaaaaaaaaaaacaatgtgacagggtgtcacaaagacagtttctaagcaaattgacactgtttagaaattaataaatttgtatttattgtaaatataatgtacataattaataacgtgtgaaataaatacttgctaatgaacagatttacgatctaatttatatttcattttacctccttttcttatttactcctactccaacactccaggttgatacgaactgcgcccaataaagaatgtaatgaatgttatagatttgtgtaagcgacttagataaatcttgactaaaccttcctttacaaatacaaatatactttattgcacacaacatacaatacttacaagttttgcacgaaagatacagtacaccacctacctaccttttgctttccctttctgttctcttatgaatacttgtatgccgtatttttttaagtataatgctatatctagtaggtacgagtatggtaatcctagtattgaaacagcttgtagccctagtaaagaccgccattttatgtttacagagtggcacgttttttctgtaggtatttccagtccatactcttttctatgtctatggcgtgaccccatcgggtctcttaccgtctgtgcggcttagacccggcggcggcggttccaatttgcacggcacgtcgatcgacaccagtgcacggcggatgacatcataaataaattcgaatattacaaaatacttaccgatgaaacgataacagttggctattttctttccttcctgaatgtgagctgcagctccaaactaatataaaccagacaatataatccaaaaatggttagatacttacctatcagagacagagtctcctttcatcaagaagaagataattgcatcctacaaaaagaaatcttgtaaaaaaaatttatcgacattaattgtaagtaaatttaattttatcgacatattactaaagtgaaacccaacactaggcaatgaaaaacttgtgacaacctacgaaattacgaaacaatttttgtatatgcgtctttgtctaacattacgccggttccgtaagataaagtagagcagaattatagagttctgttgctattttagccttccttctatgctttagttattgttctgagaccTAGGTACAtttttggttgttttatttctgtggGGAATATGTGGGgaattatcatttttctttcccCAAACGTGGGGAATTTCGACAATGCGTTTGGGGATTTTAGCAAATTACTGTCGGCAACACTGGTCATTTGATAAAAAGTGTTGTGTTGCGGTTGCGGTAAGACCGAGAAGAGTAGTTTGCGAACTTCATGTTTTTTGTATATGTTCAGATAATTAGagttaattaagtaataagAGAACTTTTTCAAAAATGCCTAAACAGCATGAAAAGCCGAGAGTATTATTGGAAGAATTCCGTGTAAAGGTATATAAacgaaaattaataataaatattttcatttttatctttatatttattacttattatttattactgtaGTTGTAATAATATTACTGTAATATcttcaaaaacaaatattttagcacGTTCTAAAACTATAATGATAAAGTAAACAATCACCACATGATATAACCTATAAAatgtacttttttattgtttcctcGGATGGGGTTATTGGACTCGAATCCTGATCATTTGTTTATTTAGTTTAGGCgtatttttataacttaaagATTTTTTAAGCTGTATTTTACATCATTACTATGTTTAATTCCTACAGAATGCACCAGAAGATTATGGCATGGCTGACGAGAAATGGAACTTCAAGAAATTCATCAAGAACTTCCGCATAGTTATTGTTCGTATGGATAACTTTGAGATGGAATTTGATTTAATTGGTATACAGCCGGCCTTTGCAAATGCTTTTCGAAGACTGATGTTAAGTGAGGTGCCTAGCATGGCTATAGAGAAAGTTATGATAAAGAATAACACTTCAATAATACAGGATGAAGTACTAGCCCACAGATTAGGCCTTATTCCATTAAAGGCTGATCCCAGATTATTTGAATATAGACCTGAAGGTAACTAAATAACAAGTACTTTAATatccattatttattattgacatCATTGCTATAACAGATTTCTTTATAGATGCTACGGAAGGGTCAGAATTCAACACATTAGAATACACATTAAAAGTCAAGTGCACCACTAACAAATCACAGCCGAAGGATTCTTACAGAGCTGAAGACTTGTATGAAAACCACAGTGGTATGTTTAAgctttatacatattttacattCAATTTATAGTCAGAGTCAAAATAAGATTCATAATTCTCCATCCTGTTTATTCCTGGGTATGTTGTAGTAGTAAAGTCACTTTTTATATTTGATAGATTGGTAATTTTCATTATGCATATTTATGAAGATCCCAATACCAAAATTGCTGCAAGGTGTCTTATGTAGCAGGCAGTGCTACCTAAATAGAGAATGAATGTTAATTATATATGTGCATTACCACAATGGCAGATCCAGGAGAGGTCATAGGGGGTCATGACCCCCCTCTGTGCGACAGCTTGGGTTAGATTAGGTTAGAAGGTACTATGGAGATAGTCTGTCTGCTACCTGGTGACCCCCTGACGCAAAAGCTGGATCTGCTCCTGCATTATCATAACATGTTTCTTCTAATTCCAGTATACTCCTCTCAAATCAAGTGGCACCCTATCCAAAACCAAGCCACAGTGTACAAAGAAGCAGATGTTGGACCTGTACATGGAGATATACTGATATCAAAAATGAGACCTGGGCATGAGCTGGATCTCCATCTCGTAGCTGTCAAGGGTATAGGCAAAGACCATGCCAAATTCTCCCCTGTTGGTCAGTATCCAGGTTTTAC from Pectinophora gossypiella chromosome 18, ilPecGoss1.1, whole genome shotgun sequence includes the following:
- the LOC126375030 gene encoding DNA-directed RNA polymerases I and III subunit RPAC1 isoform X1, with protein sequence MPKQHEKPRVLLEEFRVKNAPEDYGMADEKWNFKKFIKNFRIVIVRMDNFEMEFDLIGIQPAFANAFRRLMLSEVPSMAIEKVMIKNNTSIIQDEVLAHRLGLIPLKADPRLFEYRPEDATEGSEFNTLEYTLKVKCTTNKSQPKDSYRAEDLYENHSVYSSQIKWHPIQNQATVYKEADVGPVHGDILISKMRPGHELDLHLVAVKGIGKDHAKFSPVATASYRLLPDVQLTREVRDTEATLLQSCFSPGVIGIDSKGCAFVKDARYDTCSRNVFRYDEIKEAVVLSRIRDHFIFNVESVGALPPQVIFVEAVKILRDKCKSLLEELNTF
- the LOC126375030 gene encoding DNA-directed RNA polymerases I and III subunit RPAC1 isoform X2, yielding MADEKWNFKKFIKNFRIVIVRMDNFEMEFDLIGIQPAFANAFRRLMLSEVPSMAIEKVMIKNNTSIIQDEVLAHRLGLIPLKADPRLFEYRPEDATEGSEFNTLEYTLKVKCTTNKSQPKDSYRAEDLYENHSVYSSQIKWHPIQNQATVYKEADVGPVHGDILISKMRPGHELDLHLVAVKGIGKDHAKFSPVATASYRLLPDVQLTREVRDTEATLLQSCFSPGVIGIDSKGCAFVKDARYDTCSRNVFRYDEIKEAVVLSRIRDHFIFNVESVGALPPQVIFVEAVKILRDKCKSLLEELNTF